One genomic segment of Pseudomonas sp. p1(2021b) includes these proteins:
- a CDS encoding serine hydrolase domain-containing protein has product MQIQGHYELKFEAVREAFAALFDDAQERGAALCIQVGGETVVDLWAGSADKDGREAWHSDTIANLFSCTKTFTAVTALQLVGEGKLALDAPVARYWPEFAQAGKEAVTLRQLLSHRAGLPAIRELLPAEALYDWQAMVDALAAEAPWWEPGTEHGYAAITYGWLIGELIRRADGRGPGESIVARTARPLGLDFHVGLADEEFHRVAHIARGKGNPGDAAAQRLLQVTLREPEALSTRAFTNPPAILTSTNKPEWRRMQQPAANGHGNARSLAGFYAGLLDGSLLESELLDELTREHSLGQDRTLLTQTRFGLGCMLDQPDVANATFGLGPRAFGHPGAGGSVGFADPEHDVAFGFVTNTLGPYVLMDPRAQKLVRVLASCL; this is encoded by the coding sequence GTGCAGATTCAGGGTCACTATGAGCTGAAGTTCGAGGCGGTGCGCGAGGCCTTCGCCGCGTTGTTCGACGATGCCCAGGAACGGGGTGCGGCGTTGTGCATCCAGGTCGGCGGCGAAACCGTGGTCGACCTGTGGGCCGGTAGCGCCGACAAGGACGGACGGGAAGCCTGGCACAGCGACACCATTGCCAACCTGTTCTCCTGCACCAAGACCTTCACCGCCGTGACGGCCTTGCAACTGGTGGGCGAGGGCAAGCTGGCCCTGGACGCCCCCGTGGCCCGCTACTGGCCTGAATTCGCCCAGGCCGGAAAAGAGGCCGTGACCCTGCGCCAACTGCTCAGCCACCGTGCCGGCCTGCCGGCTATCCGTGAGCTGCTGCCGGCCGAGGCGCTGTACGACTGGCAGGCCATGGTCGATGCCCTGGCGGCCGAGGCGCCCTGGTGGGAGCCCGGTACCGAGCATGGCTATGCCGCCATCACCTACGGCTGGCTGATCGGCGAGCTGATCCGCCGCGCCGATGGACGCGGCCCGGGCGAATCCATCGTGGCGCGTACCGCCCGGCCCTTGGGCCTGGACTTCCATGTGGGTCTGGCCGACGAAGAGTTCCACCGCGTGGCACACATCGCCCGTGGCAAGGGCAACCCCGGCGATGCTGCCGCCCAGCGCTTGCTGCAGGTCACCCTGCGCGAGCCCGAGGCCCTGTCGACCCGGGCGTTCACCAACCCGCCGGCCATCCTCACCAGCACCAACAAGCCCGAATGGCGGCGCATGCAGCAACCGGCGGCCAATGGCCATGGCAATGCCCGTAGCCTGGCGGGCTTCTATGCCGGCCTGCTCGATGGCAGCTTGCTGGAGTCGGAGCTGCTCGATGAATTGACGCGTGAACACAGCCTTGGCCAGGACCGCACCCTGTTGACCCAGACCCGCTTCGGCCTGGGCTGCATGCTCGACCAGCCCGACGTGGCCAATGCCACCTTCGGCCTGGGGCCGCGTGCCTTCGGTCACCCGGGAGCCGGTGGTTCGGTCGGGTTCGCCGACCCGGAGCACGACGTGGCCTTCGGTTTCGTCACCAATACCCTTGGCCCCTATGTATTGATGGACCCTCGGGCCCAGAAACTGGTACGCGTCCTTGCCAGTTGCCTTTGA
- the nhaA gene encoding Na+/H+ antiporter NhaA: MRNLISRFLQLEAAGGLLLIAAAVLALIINNSPLAYLYGGLLDVPVAVQVGTLQIAKPLLLWINDGLMALFFLLIGLEVKREIVEGHLSKPSQVVLPATAAIGGMLVPALIYWYINRDNPAAIAGWAIPTATDIAFALGVLALLGKRVPVSLKLFLMTLAIIDDLGAIVIIALFYSGSLSSLSLMLAGACLLALLAMNRLGVVKLAPYLLVGLVLWVCVLKSGVHATLAGVALALCIPLRTQHAEPSPLLRLEHALHPWVAYAILPLFAFANAGVSLAGMTVDSFTHPVPMGIAIGLLLGKTVGVFGLTWIAVKLRLAALPTGANWGQVLGVAVLCGIGFTMSLFVGSLAFVPGASDFAGMDRMGILTGSLFAALIGYGITAMASRKSPGN; this comes from the coding sequence GTGCGTAACCTTATTTCCCGTTTCCTCCAGCTGGAAGCCGCCGGAGGCCTGTTGCTGATCGCCGCTGCCGTACTTGCGTTGATCATCAACAACTCCCCGCTTGCCTACCTCTATGGCGGGCTGCTCGATGTGCCGGTCGCGGTCCAGGTCGGCACCTTGCAGATCGCCAAGCCACTGCTGTTGTGGATCAACGATGGCCTGATGGCGCTGTTCTTCCTGCTGATCGGGCTGGAGGTCAAGCGTGAGATCGTCGAAGGCCACCTGTCCAAGCCGTCGCAGGTGGTGCTGCCTGCCACCGCCGCTATCGGCGGCATGCTGGTGCCGGCATTGATCTATTGGTACATCAACCGCGACAACCCCGCCGCCATCGCCGGCTGGGCCATTCCCACCGCCACCGATATCGCCTTCGCCCTGGGCGTGCTGGCACTGCTCGGCAAGCGGGTGCCGGTGTCATTGAAGCTGTTCCTGATGACCCTGGCGATCATCGATGACCTGGGCGCCATCGTCATCATCGCCCTGTTCTACTCCGGCAGCCTGTCGAGCCTGTCGTTGATGCTGGCCGGGGCGTGCCTGCTGGCGCTGCTGGCCATGAACCGGCTCGGCGTGGTGAAGCTGGCGCCCTACCTGCTGGTGGGCCTTGTGCTGTGGGTCTGCGTGCTCAAGAGCGGTGTGCATGCGACCCTGGCGGGTGTCGCCCTGGCGCTGTGCATTCCTCTGCGCACCCAGCATGCCGAGCCGTCGCCCCTGCTGCGCCTCGAACACGCCCTGCACCCCTGGGTCGCCTATGCCATCCTGCCCTTGTTCGCCTTCGCCAACGCCGGTGTATCCCTGGCTGGCATGACCGTGGACAGCTTCACCCACCCGGTGCCCATGGGCATCGCCATCGGCCTGCTGCTGGGCAAGACGGTCGGTGTGTTCGGCCTGACCTGGATCGCCGTCAAGCTGCGCCTGGCCGCACTGCCCACGGGTGCGAACTGGGGGCAGGTGCTGGGCGTGGCCGTTCTTTGCGGCATCGGCTTCACCATGAGCCTGTTCGTCGGCTCCCTGGCCTTCGTGCCCGGCGCCAGCGACTTCGCCGGCATGGACCGCATGGGCATTCTCACCGGCTCGCTGTTCGCCGCGCTGATTGGCTATGGGATCACCGCGATGGCCAGTCGCAAGTCGCCGGGCAACTGA
- the pdxH gene encoding pyridoxamine 5'-phosphate oxidase, producing MTQSLADMRRDYTRDGLTEDQAPGEPFALFHQWFGEAVKTEQAPVEANAMTLATVDGEGRPHCRVLLLKGLDERGFTFFTNYDSAKGQHLLANPFAAMTFFWPALERQVRIEGRVEKVTAKESDDYYQVRPLGSRLGAWASPQSRVIAGREELEGLVKATEARFSDSQPHCPEHWGGYRLLPERIEFWQGRASRLHDRLNYRKLDGQWLRERLAP from the coding sequence ATGACCCAGTCCCTGGCCGATATGCGCCGCGACTACACCCGCGATGGCCTGACCGAAGACCAGGCCCCGGGAGAGCCGTTCGCCCTGTTCCACCAATGGTTCGGCGAGGCAGTGAAGACCGAGCAGGCGCCGGTGGAGGCCAATGCCATGACGCTCGCCACCGTCGATGGCGAAGGTCGCCCGCATTGCCGGGTGCTGCTGCTCAAGGGGCTCGACGAGCGTGGTTTCACCTTCTTCACCAATTACGACAGCGCCAAGGGCCAGCATCTGCTGGCCAACCCTTTTGCCGCCATGACGTTCTTCTGGCCGGCACTGGAGCGCCAGGTGCGGATCGAAGGGCGGGTGGAAAAGGTCACGGCCAAGGAGTCCGACGACTATTACCAGGTACGCCCGCTGGGCAGCCGCCTGGGGGCCTGGGCCTCGCCCCAGAGCCGGGTCATCGCCGGTCGTGAGGAGCTCGAAGGGCTGGTCAAGGCCACCGAGGCGCGCTTCTCCGATAGCCAACCCCATTGCCCCGAGCATTGGGGCGGGTACCGCCTGCTGCCTGAGCGCATCGAGTTCTGGCAAGGGCGCGCCAGCCGGCTACACGACCGCCTGAACTACCGCAAGCTGGACGGCCAGTGGCTGCGTGAGCGCCTGGCGCCTTAA
- a CDS encoding OmpA family protein produces MSSHKTLALALCLAATGCAQHSQNASSDAGLNWWPFGSDKVAEQEVKEAVTEKVAKADAKSESSSRWWWPFGGDDKQAKGPVVPKIDQKATQAWLDEYEPKVREAIKGSKFELERRDNVLAVTIPVDGSYNPDRPNMLLPMTLGPITRVAKTVETDPKTAVLVLGHADTSGAAAANQKLSLERAASVSAIFRLSGLQRDRLTLKGMGSVMPRAANDSAEGRALNRRVEMLLTPQNTMVALLAKYQQAAPAPAPAPASMVAVQDKAPAAKPAAKAAAKPAAKKATAKAKAPAKTTAKKKATAKPAAKKATTEKKVASAKTN; encoded by the coding sequence ATGTCTTCACATAAAACCTTAGCACTCGCCCTGTGCCTGGCCGCGACCGGTTGCGCCCAGCACTCGCAGAACGCGTCGAGCGACGCGGGCCTCAACTGGTGGCCCTTCGGCTCGGACAAAGTCGCCGAGCAGGAAGTGAAGGAGGCCGTGACCGAGAAGGTGGCCAAGGCCGACGCCAAGTCCGAAAGCTCCAGCCGCTGGTGGTGGCCGTTCGGCGGTGACGATAAGCAGGCCAAGGGCCCGGTGGTGCCGAAGATCGACCAGAAGGCCACCCAGGCTTGGCTGGACGAGTACGAGCCCAAGGTGCGCGAAGCGATCAAGGGCAGCAAGTTCGAGCTCGAACGCCGTGACAACGTGTTGGCGGTGACCATCCCGGTGGATGGTTCGTACAACCCGGACCGCCCGAACATGCTGCTGCCGATGACCCTGGGCCCGATCACCCGCGTGGCCAAGACCGTCGAAACGGACCCAAAGACCGCCGTGCTGGTGCTGGGCCATGCCGACACCAGCGGCGCCGCCGCTGCCAACCAGAAGCTCAGCCTCGAGCGCGCCGCCTCGGTGTCGGCGATCTTCCGCCTCAGCGGCCTGCAGCGTGACCGCCTGACCCTCAAGGGCATGGGCTCGGTTATGCCTCGTGCCGCCAACGACAGCGCTGAAGGTCGCGCCCTTAACCGCCGCGTGGAAATGTTGCTGACCCCGCAGAACACCATGGTTGCGCTGCTGGCCAAGTACCAGCAGGCTGCCCCGGCCCCGGCCCCGGCGCCGGCCTCGATGGTCGCAGTCCAGGACAAGGCACCTGCTGCCAAGCCAGCAGCGAAGGCTGCGGCCAAGCCAGCGGCGAAAAAAGCCACCGCCAAGGCCAAGGCGCCGGCCAAGACCACTGCGAAGAAGAAGGCCACGGCAAAACCGGCAGCCAAGAAGGCCACCACCGAGAAGAAAGTGGCTTCTGCCAAGACCAACTGA
- a CDS encoding glycine zipper 2TM domain-containing protein: MRKSVLLVASFTTLSLLLGGCASNLSGDSYSRDEARRVQTVRMGTIESLRPVKIEGTKTPIGGGAGAVVGGVAGSAIGGGRGSIVAAVIGAVAGGLAGSAAEEGLTRTQGVEITVREDDGSMRAYVQQVQQNEIFRVGERVRILTVDGTSRVTH; this comes from the coding sequence ATGCGTAAATCCGTTTTGCTGGTGGCCAGCTTCACCACCCTGTCGCTGTTGCTCGGCGGTTGTGCGTCGAACCTGTCCGGTGACAGCTATTCCCGAGACGAGGCCCGCCGTGTACAGACCGTGCGCATGGGCACCATCGAATCCCTGCGCCCTGTGAAGATCGAGGGCACCAAGACCCCGATCGGCGGCGGTGCAGGTGCCGTGGTCGGTGGTGTGGCCGGTAGCGCCATCGGTGGCGGTCGCGGCAGCATCGTTGCCGCGGTGATCGGCGCTGTTGCTGGCGGCCTGGCAGGTTCCGCTGCCGAGGAAGGCCTGACCCGTACCCAGGGCGTGGAGATCACCGTACGTGAAGACGATGGCAGCATGCGCGCCTATGTGCAGCAAGTGCAGCAGAACGAGATCTTCCGTGTCGGCGAGCGTGTTCGCATCCTGACGGTCGATGGCACCAGCCGCGTCACCCACTGA